The following are encoded in a window of Campylobacter concisus ATCC 51562 genomic DNA:
- a CDS encoding ATP phosphoribosyltransferase regulatory subunit yields the protein MNENALNVYEHEIPNGSKLYFASSAKLKRQIEQKASEILENEGFSEIVTPFFSYHQHLSVDATNLLRFSDSLNHEISLRADSTVDTVRIVLRRLKANESKRWFYIQPVFRYPSQEIYQIGAELIGENDVLKSINIVAKLLNELKMDTFLQVSNIQIPRVICEILSVPIEIFENGQMEKILSQNVPWLSALALLKSVDELDEVIKISPSKLKEPLENLRNLASALEYKNLRIVPLYYSKMRYYDSLFFRFLRNNSIIASGGSYEIDGKINSGFAVYTDALIEEKINLRK from the coding sequence ATGAATGAAAATGCTTTAAATGTTTATGAGCACGAAATCCCAAATGGAAGCAAGCTATACTTTGCCAGTAGTGCAAAGCTAAAGAGGCAGATCGAGCAAAAAGCTAGTGAAATTTTAGAAAATGAAGGCTTTAGCGAGATCGTAACGCCATTTTTCTCATATCACCAGCATTTAAGTGTAGATGCTACAAATCTTTTGCGTTTTAGCGATAGTCTAAATCACGAAATAAGCCTAAGAGCTGATAGCACGGTAGATACTGTAAGGATCGTGCTTAGAAGGCTAAAAGCAAACGAATCAAAAAGATGGTTTTATATCCAGCCAGTCTTTCGCTATCCAAGCCAAGAAATTTATCAAATCGGAGCCGAGCTAATCGGTGAAAATGATGTTTTAAAAAGCATAAATATCGTAGCAAAGCTTCTTAATGAGCTAAAAATGGATACATTTTTGCAAGTGAGCAATATACAAATTCCAAGGGTAATTTGTGAAATTTTGAGTGTGCCTATTGAAATTTTTGAAAATGGGCAAATGGAGAAAATTTTATCTCAAAATGTTCCATGGCTAAGCGCTCTTGCTCTTCTAAAGTCAGTTGATGAATTGGATGAAGTGATTAAAATTTCTCCAAGCAAACTAAAAGAACCGCTTGAAAATTTGAGGAATTTAGCCAGTGCTTTAGAATATAAAAATTTAAGAATAGTTCCGCTATATTACTCGAAAATGAGATATTACGATAGTTTATTTTTTAGATTTTTAAGAAATAACAGCATAATAGCAAGTGGTGGCAGCTACGAAATAGACGGAAAAATAAATAGTGGTTTTGCTGTTTATACAGATGCATTGATAGAAGAAAAAATTAATTTAAGGAAGTAA
- a CDS encoding MotE family protein — MRAVLLFFIVLNFAFCFEVPVDCTQIFEARKEEISKELEIIDEQRQALEVFRASSAAAYEENNKKLAKKEADLNATMKVIEQKRKEIDEVVAKNEKILKELRTMTSDKVNESYSKMKDGAAAEVLSKMPRSNAATILYALDAKKISTIMAKMDPKVASEITTLLQKGPPFADEKGDMPTPAGSINIQ; from the coding sequence ATGAGAGCGGTTTTATTATTTTTCATTGTTTTAAATTTTGCATTTTGTTTTGAAGTACCAGTTGACTGTACGCAAATTTTTGAAGCTAGAAAAGAAGAAATTTCAAAGGAACTTGAGATCATAGATGAACAGCGCCAAGCTTTAGAAGTATTTCGCGCAAGCTCGGCAGCAGCCTATGAAGAAAATAATAAAAAGCTTGCCAAAAAAGAAGCTGATCTAAATGCGACAATGAAAGTGATCGAGCAAAAACGCAAAGAGATCGATGAAGTGGTCGCCAAAAATGAGAAAATTTTAAAAGAACTTCGCACAATGACTAGTGATAAAGTCAATGAGTCGTATTCTAAGATGAAAGATGGCGCAGCAGCTGAAGTGCTCTCTAAAATGCCTAGATCAAACGCGGCCACCATACTTTATGCTCTTGATGCCAAAAAGATATCTACTATCATGGCAAAAATGGATCCAAAAGTAGCATCCGAGATCACCACTTTGCTTCAAAAAGGGCCACCATTTGCTGATGAAAAAGGCGATATGCCAACCCCAGCTGGTAGCATAAATATTCAGTAA
- a CDS encoding ABC transporter ATP-binding protein/permease, whose amino-acid sequence MRILRQFFEISSWFWLNKKAFKAWVVLALMIFASLGVTKIAVLMNEWEKRFYDALSTFSKDVILHLVGEFLLYTLFIVIFIVCGSYLKKFLIISWRESLSSKLEDLWLENSSFYKVSLTNANFDNPDQRIAEDSFLFVERSVNLVKSFVYNVANLIAFVFILWQASKILKIELAGINLEISGFLVYIAIIYTLICSLITHLIGKKLKPLNFEKQHLEANYRADLLILRENAEAAAFLNGEKREKTRFRDDFLKIIKNYKHIINTEFRLECFSASYLKITNLIPIFASLPLYLAGTMSFGDMMQARTAFYKVQDGLAWFMDYYKQIMEFAASVERIYTFVSILSEIKKAHEFSQNDEAVICKNLTLKTPNDEILFKDLSFSLTPKKWLVLNAKSGAGKSTAFRYLANLWQHGKAEVLMPKNGVMFIPQKPYLVRSSLRELISYPNKNEQNDSEIYKILARVGLSKFKNLDEILDYPKIMSGGEAQRLNFARVYLAKPKFLFLDEATSALDNTSAAEILKNLKSDFRELGVMMITHQRELFELFDEVVDIKSE is encoded by the coding sequence TTGAGAATTTTAAGGCAATTTTTTGAAATTTCATCTTGGTTTTGGCTAAATAAAAAGGCTTTTAAAGCATGGGTGGTTCTAGCTTTAATGATATTTGCAAGTCTTGGTGTGACAAAAATAGCAGTTTTGATGAATGAGTGGGAGAAGCGTTTTTACGACGCACTAAGCACATTTAGCAAGGATGTGATCTTACATCTTGTGGGAGAATTTTTACTATACACGTTATTTATTGTTATTTTCATAGTTTGTGGCAGTTATTTAAAGAAATTTCTCATCATTTCCTGGCGAGAGAGTCTAAGCTCAAAACTAGAAGATCTGTGGCTCGAAAACTCTAGCTTTTATAAAGTAAGCCTTACAAATGCAAATTTTGATAACCCAGATCAAAGGATAGCCGAAGATAGCTTTTTATTTGTCGAGCGAAGTGTAAATTTAGTAAAGTCCTTTGTTTATAATGTCGCAAATTTAATAGCATTCGTCTTTATTCTTTGGCAAGCTTCTAAAATTTTAAAGATTGAACTTGCTGGAATAAATTTAGAGATAAGTGGCTTTTTGGTCTACATAGCTATCATCTATACACTCATTTGTTCACTCATCACTCACCTTATTGGCAAAAAGCTAAAACCACTAAATTTTGAAAAACAACATCTTGAAGCTAACTATAGAGCAGACTTACTAATCCTTAGAGAAAATGCAGAAGCGGCCGCATTCTTAAACGGAGAAAAGAGAGAAAAAACGAGATTTAGAGATGATTTCTTAAAAATAATCAAAAACTATAAGCATATTATTAATACCGAATTTAGACTTGAGTGCTTTAGCGCAAGCTACCTAAAAATAACAAACCTCATCCCAATCTTTGCCTCGTTGCCACTTTATCTAGCTGGCACTATGAGCTTTGGTGATATGATGCAGGCAAGAACAGCATTTTATAAAGTTCAAGATGGTCTTGCGTGGTTTATGGACTATTACAAGCAGATAATGGAATTTGCTGCTAGCGTAGAGCGTATATATACCTTTGTGAGTATACTCAGTGAAATAAAAAAGGCTCACGAATTTAGTCAAAATGATGAAGCTGTGATTTGTAAAAATTTAACACTAAAGACGCCAAACGATGAAATTTTATTTAAGGACTTGAGCTTTAGTTTAACACCAAAAAAATGGTTGGTATTAAATGCAAAGAGTGGAGCTGGTAAAAGTACGGCTTTTAGATACCTAGCAAATCTCTGGCAGCATGGCAAAGCAGAAGTATTGATGCCAAAAAATGGAGTGATGTTTATACCCCAAAAGCCATATTTGGTTAGATCTAGCCTAAGAGAACTCATCTCCTATCCGAACAAAAATGAACAAAATGATAGTGAAATTTATAAAATTTTAGCCAGAGTTGGCCTTAGCAAATTTAAAAATTTAGATGAAATTTTAGACTATCCTAAGATTATGAGTGGAGGCGAGGCTCAGAGGCTAAATTTTGCCAGAGTCTATCTTGCAAAGCCTAAATTTTTATTCTTAGACGAGGCAACCTCAGCACTTGATAATACTTCAGCGGCTGAAATTTTGAAAAATTTAAAGAGTGATTTTAGAGAACTTGGCGTGATGATGATCACACATCAACGTGAGCTTTTTGAACTTTTTGATGAGGTGGTAGATATAAAAAGTGAGTAA
- a CDS encoding TonB-dependent siderophore receptor, with translation MRYKLSIALAVALSVNTLCAANSTDLNKTNDAATTQNSTSPNDQTFASDANLAEVQVVSDLSKTEGTGSYTADRMNTATGLGLSIKETPQSVSVLSNQLIKDLNLKDVNSALQYAPGIAVRNDSGRLRINSRGFDVDNIQEDGIASSVSSSVQGPLGYSKEFTDLEFYDRVEVLRGAAGLTQSNGEPGGTVNLVRKRPTSEFAFNTSLNLGSWDNYRGTFDISNSLNESGSVRGRLIGVLSKNGTYKHYRNGWRGALGGIFEFDLTDKTLLTAGLIWQKTSEVYDIYGVPALDKDGNNLNLDRKSYFGANWNNSIYEKYNAFTEISHQFNDDYKAYAKLNYTKSDGIIKFGSMGGTNPYDPAAPSHDIRLQKYDNGSKEVNLKLGVDGKYELFGQKHDIFVNGSLSKEKFVEHDIRMPSISLASLGLGIYNWSSSAIAEPNWGGTNATLNKTFTKTIYQQALTAGTRYNFSDEWHMILGGRFARVKYDSFNENHKTGARSANTYITKSKFSPYAGLTWDFSKDHSWYVSYAEIFKPQSATDANKNVLEPVVGYNIETGVKSEFLGGALNTAVALFQIIQENRAITDPNNSNYSIAEGKVRSRGIDAEISGSITERWSVMAGYTFNKSIYLKSERKTSSNVDYNKGADAKKYIPRHMFKLYTSYEIPLVGTQKLSIGTGVRYQSKTSGIYMKDNMSSGSAIKYYVPEQKGYALWDANINYLINDNFSVGLIVKNITDKKYFYNTHNRTAGMNNFYGDPRSFTLSFNYKY, from the coding sequence ATGAGATACAAGTTATCCATTGCACTTGCAGTAGCTCTTAGTGTAAATACACTGTGTGCAGCAAATAGCACCGATCTAAACAAGACAAACGATGCAGCCACTACCCAAAATAGCACTAGTCCAAACGACCAAACCTTCGCAAGCGATGCTAATCTTGCAGAAGTGCAAGTGGTGAGCGATCTTTCAAAGACTGAAGGTACTGGCTCATATACAGCCGACAGGATGAATACTGCAACTGGGCTAGGTTTAAGCATAAAAGAGACACCACAATCAGTTTCTGTCCTTTCAAATCAACTTATAAAAGATCTAAATTTAAAAGATGTAAATTCAGCCTTACAATATGCTCCTGGTATCGCCGTTAGAAACGACAGTGGGCGCCTTAGGATAAATTCGCGTGGCTTTGATGTAGATAACATCCAAGAAGATGGTATCGCCTCGTCTGTATCCTCATCAGTCCAAGGACCACTTGGCTATTCTAAAGAATTTACAGATCTTGAGTTTTACGATAGAGTTGAGGTTTTAAGAGGCGCAGCAGGACTTACACAAAGTAATGGTGAGCCAGGCGGTACTGTAAATTTAGTCCGCAAACGTCCAACAAGCGAATTTGCCTTTAACACAAGCCTAAATTTAGGTAGCTGGGATAATTACCGAGGCACATTTGATATTAGCAACTCATTAAATGAATCTGGTTCAGTACGTGGAAGACTCATTGGTGTTTTAAGCAAAAATGGCACATACAAGCACTACCGCAACGGCTGGCGTGGAGCGCTGGGCGGGATATTTGAGTTTGATTTAACTGATAAAACACTGCTTACTGCTGGGCTTATATGGCAAAAGACAAGCGAAGTTTATGACATATACGGCGTACCAGCGCTTGATAAAGATGGCAATAATTTAAATTTAGATAGAAAGAGTTACTTTGGGGCAAATTGGAACAATAGCATCTATGAAAAGTATAATGCTTTTACAGAAATTTCTCATCAGTTTAATGATGACTACAAAGCCTATGCAAAGCTAAACTATACAAAAAGCGATGGCATAATAAAATTTGGCTCAATGGGTGGAACGAATCCATATGATCCAGCAGCACCTTCTCATGATATACGCTTACAAAAATACGACAATGGCTCAAAAGAGGTCAATCTAAAGCTTGGAGTAGATGGAAAGTACGAACTATTTGGACAAAAACATGATATCTTCGTAAATGGCTCACTTAGTAAGGAGAAATTTGTAGAGCATGATATCAGAATGCCAAGTATATCCTTAGCATCACTTGGACTTGGCATATATAACTGGAGCTCTTCAGCCATAGCCGAACCAAACTGGGGTGGAACAAATGCAACTTTAAATAAAACTTTTACAAAAACAATTTACCAGCAAGCTCTAACAGCTGGCACTAGATATAACTTTAGCGATGAGTGGCATATGATACTTGGTGGAAGATTTGCTAGGGTAAAATATGACAGTTTTAATGAAAATCATAAAACTGGTGCAAGATCTGCTAACACCTATATCACAAAGTCAAAATTTTCACCTTATGCAGGCCTAACATGGGACTTTTCAAAAGATCATAGCTGGTACGTAAGCTATGCTGAAATTTTTAAGCCTCAAAGCGCAACTGATGCAAATAAAAATGTCCTTGAGCCAGTCGTAGGATATAACATTGAGACAGGTGTGAAGTCTGAGTTTTTAGGTGGTGCGTTAAATACGGCTGTGGCGCTCTTTCAAATAATCCAAGAAAATAGAGCCATAACAGATCCAAACAACTCAAACTACTCTATCGCTGAGGGAAAAGTGAGAAGTAGAGGTATAGACGCTGAAATTTCAGGCTCAATAACTGAGAGATGGAGCGTGATGGCTGGGTATACTTTTAACAAAAGCATCTATCTAAAAAGTGAAAGAAAAACATCATCAAATGTTGATTACAACAAAGGGGCTGACGCTAAAAAATATATCCCAAGACATATGTTTAAGCTCTATACAAGCTATGAAATACCACTTGTTGGCACTCAAAAACTAAGCATTGGCACAGGTGTTAGATACCAAAGTAAAACAAGTGGTATCTATATGAAAGACAATATGAGCTCAGGCTCAGCTATAAAATACTACGTGCCAGAACAAAAAGGCTATGCACTTTGGGATGCAAATATCAACTATTTAATAAATGACAACTTCAGCGTGGGTTTAATCGTTAAAAACATAACCGATAAAAAGTATTTTTACAATACACACAATAGAACCGCTGGCATGAACAACTTCTACGGCGACCCAAGAAGCTTTACATTAAGCTTTAACTACAAATACTAA
- the yedE gene encoding YedE family putative selenium transporter: MNKTLLYIIAGASLGILGPVLVYFGNPANMGVCAACFLRDSVGALGFHQAKVVQYLRPEILGLIIGGFLASMLWSRNFTPVSGSAAFSRFFLGVFAMIGCLIFLGCPWRAFLRLGGGDMTAIAGLVGLFAGVFVGRFFKKNGYVIPENDATTKPVAFLPLIIAILLLIALVFGLKLGDNGALFSSEKGPGSMHANIFISLVCAIVIGIFMQRSKFCSVGAISKVFERDLSMFYGIVSIIVFASITNLALGQYKFGFEAQPIAHNDVLWNFLGMSLAGLCFSLSYGCPGKHLVQMGAGNLSSAVFVLGMGAGAAISHNFILASSGAGITPYAPYTVAIGFIYAIYVGVFTKKA, translated from the coding sequence ATGAATAAAACATTGCTTTACATCATCGCAGGTGCAAGCCTTGGCATTCTTGGCCCAGTGCTTGTTTATTTTGGCAACCCAGCAAACATGGGCGTTTGTGCGGCTTGCTTTTTAAGGGATAGCGTAGGTGCTCTTGGCTTTCACCAAGCCAAGGTCGTGCAGTATCTAAGGCCTGAAATTTTAGGTCTTATCATCGGAGGCTTTCTAGCAAGTATGCTTTGGAGTAGAAATTTCACTCCAGTATCAGGCAGTGCGGCATTTTCTAGGTTTTTCCTAGGTGTGTTTGCTATGATTGGTTGTCTTATCTTTTTGGGTTGTCCATGGAGAGCGTTTTTGCGCCTTGGCGGCGGAGATATGACTGCTATTGCTGGTCTTGTCGGTCTATTTGCTGGCGTTTTTGTTGGACGATTTTTCAAAAAAAATGGTTACGTCATACCTGAAAATGATGCCACGACAAAGCCAGTTGCGTTTTTGCCATTAATCATTGCTATTTTGCTTTTAATAGCCCTTGTCTTTGGTTTAAAACTTGGCGATAATGGTGCATTATTTAGCTCAGAAAAAGGTCCAGGCTCAATGCATGCAAATATCTTTATCTCGCTTGTTTGCGCCATTGTTATTGGCATTTTTATGCAAAGAAGCAAATTTTGCTCAGTTGGTGCGATTAGTAAAGTTTTTGAGCGTGATCTTTCAATGTTTTATGGCATTGTATCTATCATCGTTTTTGCAAGTATCACAAATTTAGCTCTTGGACAATATAAATTTGGCTTTGAAGCTCAACCTATCGCTCATAATGACGTCCTTTGGAATTTCCTTGGCATGAGCTTGGCTGGTCTTTGCTTTAGCCTAAGTTATGGCTGCCCAGGCAAACATTTAGTGCAAATGGGAGCTGGAAATTTAAGCTCAGCTGTATTTGTCTTAGGCATGGGAGCAGGTGCTGCGATAAGCCACAACTTCATACTTGCAAGCTCTGGAGCTGGCATCACTCCTTATGCTCCATATACCGTAGCGATCGGCTTTATCTATGCTATTTATGTTGGAGTTTTTACTAAAAAAGCATAA
- a CDS encoding flagellar export protein FliJ — protein MKSKFTSIVRVKKQEMDKVEAKLAVARLNVRNFEENLVHLRARLEEFCLPKSGNIGELKENLEFIKIARQELNACKESLEIAKKEVSHYEHKYKNANLEYEKMKYLEKEEFKKEIKRIQKAEALALDEFAVMKFTTKSEL, from the coding sequence ATGAAAAGCAAATTTACCTCTATCGTCCGCGTAAAAAAACAAGAGATGGATAAGGTAGAGGCAAAGCTCGCCGTCGCCAGGCTTAATGTAAGAAATTTTGAAGAAAATTTAGTGCATTTAAGAGCAAGGCTTGAGGAGTTTTGCTTGCCAAAAAGTGGCAATATAGGCGAACTAAAGGAAAATTTAGAGTTTATAAAGATAGCAAGGCAAGAGTTAAATGCCTGCAAAGAGAGTCTTGAGATAGCTAAAAAAGAGGTTTCGCATTACGAACATAAATATAAAAATGCAAATTTAGAGTACGAAAAGATGAAATATCTAGAAAAAGAAGAGTTTAAAAAAGAGATAAAACGCATACAAAAGGCCGAAGCACTTGCGCTTGATGAGTTTGCAGTGATGAAATTTACAACTAAGAGCGAGTTGTAA
- a CDS encoding molybdopterin molybdotransferase MoeA: MSYEDSLKILKDTVEIWDKVEKIAITDALDRNIAHDVIADRNYPAKPVSAMDGYAFAYDDSLSELELITDLPAGSDKEIKISGNKCVKTFTGSLMSEGSDTLVPVENVEVNGSKITIKKGVSKGFAVRAVGESYKKGEILIKKGTKLSYAEIALLAELGIFHVSVFIRPRVAIIATGSEIKDLGEPLENAAQIHSSNHIGIAMQIRKMGAEPILCEIVKDEATLVKKAIINALKSADILITTGGVSMGDYDFVKDTLKENFSVIIDKAAIKPGRHIKIAKSGEKYIFALPGFPYSAMVMCVLYVRVLINLWLGNDEPKITAIIDEDYKKRSPFLEFTAVNLENREGKNFVNLNGKKLGSSAIVNNLTNKAALLMIPMDKEILKKGEIVEVLMMPC; the protein is encoded by the coding sequence ATGAGTTATGAGGATAGTTTAAAGATTTTAAAAGACACAGTTGAAATTTGGGATAAAGTAGAAAAGATCGCTATCACAGACGCCCTTGATAGAAATATCGCACACGATGTGATAGCGGACAGAAACTATCCAGCAAAGCCAGTTTCAGCAATGGATGGCTACGCATTTGCATACGATGATAGCTTAAGCGAGCTTGAGCTCATTACCGATCTTCCCGCGGGAAGCGACAAGGAGATAAAAATAAGCGGGAACAAATGCGTTAAAACATTTACTGGATCGCTCATGAGTGAGGGCTCAGATACGCTTGTGCCAGTTGAAAATGTCGAAGTTAATGGCTCAAAGATCACTATCAAAAAAGGTGTATCAAAGGGCTTTGCTGTGCGTGCGGTGGGTGAGAGCTACAAAAAGGGAGAAATTTTAATAAAAAAAGGCACCAAGCTTAGTTACGCAGAAATCGCACTTCTTGCTGAGCTTGGCATCTTTCACGTAAGCGTTTTCATCCGTCCTAGAGTAGCAATAATTGCAACTGGTAGCGAGATCAAAGATCTTGGCGAGCCACTAGAAAATGCTGCACAAATTCATAGCTCAAATCACATAGGTATAGCGATGCAAATACGTAAAATGGGAGCTGAGCCAATCCTTTGCGAGATCGTAAAAGATGAGGCTACGCTTGTTAAAAAAGCTATCATAAATGCACTAAAATCAGCTGATATCTTAATAACAACTGGTGGCGTTAGCATGGGAGATTATGACTTTGTAAAAGATACTTTAAAAGAAAATTTTAGCGTCATCATAGATAAAGCTGCCATTAAGCCAGGCCGCCATATCAAGATAGCAAAATCAGGCGAAAAATATATATTTGCACTGCCTGGTTTTCCGTATTCAGCGATGGTTATGTGCGTGCTTTATGTTAGAGTTTTGATAAATTTATGGCTAGGCAATGATGAGCCAAAGATCACGGCGATAATAGACGAAGACTATAAAAAGCGTTCGCCATTTTTAGAATTTACGGCTGTAAATTTAGAAAATCGTGAAGGAAAAAATTTTGTAAATCTAAATGGCAAAAAGCTTGGCAGTTCAGCGATCGTAAATAATTTAACAAACAAGGCTGCACTTTTAATGATCCCAATGGATAAAGAAATTCTTAAAAAAGGTGAGATAGTAGAAGTCTTGATGATGCCTTGCTAA
- a CDS encoding TerC/Alx family metal homeostasis membrane protein has product MNTSEIQTIIVFLLMASLAFGIDLFAHKHDEKISLKQAGIWSIFWIGVSVLFGIYLYFERGSEIASLYFAGYALEKSLSVDNLFVMMAIFSWFNIPEIYRHRVLYFGVIGAMIFRLIFVAVGTMLFAISPWMELIFAAIVAYSAVMMIKKDKCDEDIKDYSNHIAYRAVYRFFPVLPQLFGHSFFVKFSEISKQISDSQKTTLNDQILRLKATWIVTPLFLCLCVIELSDVIFAFDSVPAVIAVSKDPVIVYSAMIFAILGLRTLYFVLEVLKNFLKYLEISVIVLLFFIAAKLAVNATAHIFHIGFEISAQISLFIILAILGVGVIASLVKK; this is encoded by the coding sequence TTGAACACGTCAGAAATTCAAACAATTATAGTTTTTCTGTTAATGGCATCACTCGCCTTTGGAATAGATCTTTTTGCTCATAAACATGATGAGAAAATTTCACTAAAACAAGCCGGTATTTGGTCTATCTTTTGGATAGGAGTTTCGGTACTTTTTGGCATATATCTATATTTTGAGCGAGGCAGCGAAATAGCAAGTCTTTATTTTGCAGGATATGCGCTAGAAAAGTCGCTCTCGGTAGATAATCTTTTTGTGATGATGGCGATTTTTTCATGGTTTAATATACCTGAAATTTATCGCCACAGAGTGCTTTATTTTGGCGTTATAGGAGCTATGATATTTAGGCTCATCTTTGTAGCCGTAGGTACAATGCTTTTTGCCATCTCTCCTTGGATGGAGCTAATATTTGCAGCAATAGTCGCATATAGTGCCGTAATGATGATAAAAAAAGATAAGTGCGATGAGGATATAAAAGATTATTCAAACCACATAGCTTATAGGGCAGTTTATCGCTTCTTTCCGGTTTTACCACAGCTTTTTGGACATAGTTTTTTTGTTAAATTTAGCGAAATTTCTAAACAAATTTCAGATAGTCAAAAAACTACTCTTAACGATCAAATTTTAAGACTAAAAGCCACTTGGATAGTAACACCGTTATTCTTGTGCCTTTGCGTGATTGAGCTAAGCGATGTGATATTTGCTTTTGATAGCGTTCCAGCTGTCATTGCTGTGAGCAAAGATCCTGTGATTGTTTATTCAGCGATGATATTTGCGATACTTGGTCTAAGAACACTTTATTTTGTGCTTGAAGTACTCAAAAATTTTTTAAAATATCTAGAAATTTCTGTGATCGTGCTTTTATTTTTTATCGCAGCAAAGCTAGCTGTAAATGCGACTGCTCATATCTTTCATATCGGTTTTGAAATTTCTGCACAAATTAGCCTTTTTATCATTCTAGCCATCCTTGGAGTTGGGGTCATAGCAAGTTTGGTTAAAAAATAG
- a CDS encoding adenylosuccinate synthase codes for MRKADLVVGVQWGDEGKGKIVDMLGLNYDMICRSQGGHNAGHTIWVDGVRYALHLVPSGILHKNIINIIGNGVVVCPEVLITEMAQFENLEGRLYISDKAHLNLSYHSQIDQAKEKLKGEKAIGTTGKGIGPTYADKISRSGHRVGELLEPERLCDALMHDFETNKCVFDALGVKIPNESELLEELKRYKEVLAPFIANTTNLVWKALDEDKKVLLEGAQGTLLDIDHGTYPYVTSSNTISAGACTGLGLNPKEIGEVIGVIKAYTTRVGFGPFPTEDKGTSGDKMCDIGKEFGTTTGRRRRCGWFDAVSVKYASRLDGVDTYALMKLDVLDGFEVVKICKAYQYNGETIDYMPTDLENATPIYEELAGWDSVKGISKYEDLPANARAYIERIEELTGVKIGYISTSPERSDTIIR; via the coding sequence ATGAGAAAGGCTGATTTAGTAGTTGGAGTTCAATGGGGTGATGAGGGTAAAGGTAAGATAGTTGATATGCTAGGACTAAACTATGACATGATCTGTCGCTCACAAGGCGGCCACAATGCCGGCCATACGATCTGGGTTGATGGCGTTAGATACGCGCTTCACCTTGTTCCAAGTGGAATTTTGCATAAAAATATCATAAATATCATTGGCAATGGTGTTGTTGTTTGCCCAGAAGTATTAATCACTGAAATGGCACAGTTTGAAAATTTAGAGGGAAGGCTTTATATTAGCGATAAAGCACATTTAAATCTAAGCTACCATAGTCAAATCGATCAAGCAAAAGAGAAACTCAAAGGTGAAAAAGCAATCGGTACGACTGGAAAAGGTATCGGACCAACTTATGCTGATAAAATAAGTAGAAGTGGTCACAGAGTAGGCGAATTACTTGAACCAGAGCGTTTGTGTGATGCTTTGATGCATGATTTTGAGACAAATAAATGCGTATTTGACGCACTTGGTGTAAAAATTCCTAATGAGAGCGAATTGCTTGAAGAGCTAAAAAGATATAAAGAGGTTTTGGCTCCATTTATCGCAAACACTACAAATTTAGTTTGGAAAGCGCTAGATGAAGATAAAAAAGTCCTACTTGAAGGTGCTCAGGGCACGCTTTTAGATATCGACCATGGCACATATCCATACGTAACTAGCTCAAATACCATAAGTGCAGGTGCTTGCACAGGTCTTGGACTAAATCCAAAAGAAATAGGTGAAGTAATAGGCGTCATAAAGGCCTATACGACTCGTGTTGGCTTTGGTCCTTTCCCAACAGAAGATAAAGGTACGAGTGGCGATAAGATGTGTGATATCGGTAAGGAATTTGGCACAACAACAGGCCGCCGCAGACGTTGTGGCTGGTTTGATGCTGTGAGTGTAAAATATGCTTCAAGACTCGATGGTGTCGATACTTATGCGCTCATGAAGCTTGATGTACTTGATGGATTTGAGGTGGTAAAAATTTGCAAAGCTTATCAATATAATGGTGAAACTATCGATTATATGCCGACAGATCTTGAAAATGCAACTCCTATTTACGAGGAACTTGCAGGCTGGGATAGTGTAAAAGGTATAAGCAAATATGAAGATCTGCCAGCAAATGCAAGAGCTTATATCGAGAGAATAGAAGAGCTAACTGGCGTAAAGATCGGCTACATCTCAACAAGCCCTGAAAGAAGCGATACGATCATTAGATGA